In Zingiber officinale cultivar Zhangliang chromosome 8B, Zo_v1.1, whole genome shotgun sequence, a single genomic region encodes these proteins:
- the LOC122016137 gene encoding transcription factor HY5-like isoform X1 — MLQEQGNSSLPSSSERSSSSALQMEGKEGMESDEEIRRVPDFGFDLAGPSTTGREAALAAGPERAQSTAQSGRKRRGRSPADKEHKRLKRLLRNRVSAQQARERKKAYLNDLEVKVKDLEARNSELEERMSTLQNENNMLRQGIKVVKWMKKRLQAPRQPGCGRRRLTEVVIAV; from the exons ATGCTGCAAGAGCAGGGAAACAGCTCTCTTCCTTCGAGCAGCGAGAGGTCTTCCAGCTCCGCCCTCCAGATGGAAGGCAAAGAGG GAATGGAGAGCGACGAGGAGATCAGGAGAGTGCCGGATTTCGGATTCGATTTGGCCGGCCCGTCGACCACCGGTAGAGAGGCTGCTTTGGCGGCTGGTCCGGAGCGAGCCCAGTCCACCGCTCAGTCTGGCCGGAAGCGGAGAGGGAGGAGCCCTGCCGACAAGGAGCACAAGCGGCTGAAGAG gttgCTAAGGAACAGAGTCTCAGCTCAGCAagcaagggagaggaagaaggcctACCTGAATGATTTGGAGGTCAAGGTGAAGGATTTAGAGGCCAGGAATTCTGAACTAGAAGAGAGGATGTCTACATTGCAAAATGAAAACAACATGCTAAGACAA GGAATCAAAGTTGTAAAATGGATGAAAAAGAGGCTCCAAGCGCCCAGACAACCTGGGTGCGGCAGGAGGCGACTAACTGAGGTGGTGATCGCTGTTTAG
- the LOC122016137 gene encoding transcription factor HY5-like isoform X3, with translation MESDEEIRRVPDFGFDLAGPSTTGREAALAAGPERAQSTAQSGRKRRGRSPADKEHKRLKRLLRNRVSAQQARERKKAYLNDLEVKVKDLEARNSELEERMSTLQNENNMLRQGIKVVKWMKKRLQAPRQPGCGRRRLTEVVIAV, from the exons ATGGAGAGCGACGAGGAGATCAGGAGAGTGCCGGATTTCGGATTCGATTTGGCCGGCCCGTCGACCACCGGTAGAGAGGCTGCTTTGGCGGCTGGTCCGGAGCGAGCCCAGTCCACCGCTCAGTCTGGCCGGAAGCGGAGAGGGAGGAGCCCTGCCGACAAGGAGCACAAGCGGCTGAAGAG gttgCTAAGGAACAGAGTCTCAGCTCAGCAagcaagggagaggaagaaggcctACCTGAATGATTTGGAGGTCAAGGTGAAGGATTTAGAGGCCAGGAATTCTGAACTAGAAGAGAGGATGTCTACATTGCAAAATGAAAACAACATGCTAAGACAA GGAATCAAAGTTGTAAAATGGATGAAAAAGAGGCTCCAAGCGCCCAGACAACCTGGGTGCGGCAGGAGGCGACTAACTGAGGTGGTGATCGCTGTTTAG